In Aptenodytes patagonicus chromosome 6, bAptPat1.pri.cur, whole genome shotgun sequence, one genomic interval encodes:
- the UTS2B gene encoding urotensin-2B, which yields MLLGGGNVEKMWSVQLSLGVLTILTMTLYVPSTHGEPFLLQDNRVLPERGDTNHEDTLLTLLLNKKLGWRRPENIDWELAKKFEELEQLEKLKDQLSTEEGSEVAYALESLSASQPKKRACFWKYCI from the exons ATGCTTTTGGGCGGTGGGAACGTGGAGAAGATGTGGTCTGTCCAGCTGTCCCTTGGAGTCCTAACCATCTTGACCATGACTCTGTATGTCCCATCTACACATGGAGAGCCTTTTTTACTACAAG ATAACCGAGTGCTTCCGGAGAGAGGAGACACAAATCACGAGGACACCCTGCTGACTCTGCTTCTTAATAAGAAGCTTGGATGGCGGAGACCAGAAAATATTG ACTGGGAGCTGGCAAAGAAATTTGAAGAGCTTGAACAG ctggaGAAGTTGAAGGATCAGCTCTCAACTGAGGAAGGGTCAGAGGTGGCCTATGCCTTGGAAAGCCTCTCAGCATCCCAGCCCAAAAAACGCG CCTGCTTTTGGAAATACTGCATCTGA
- the OSTN gene encoding osteocrin, with the protein MLQFQLVVVHLALVITLLRWHSSSVLLAEAAPEPLEPPAALGMGAHPIASEEKSATNLAAKLFLLDELVSLENEVTETKKKRSFPGFGSPIDRISSTSVDAKGKQRKVVELPKRRFGVPLDRIGVSRLGNTKG; encoded by the exons ATGCTGCAGTTCCAGCTTGTTGTGGTGCATTTGGCCCTTGTGATTACCCTGCTGCGGTGGCACTCTAGCTCAGTGCTCCTCGCGGAGGCAGCACCAGAG CCTCTGgagcctcctgctgctctgggcaTGGGAGCACATCCCATTGCCAGCGAAGAGAAGTCAGCCACCAACCTGGCAGCCAAACTGTTCCTTCTTGATGAGCTGGTGTCGCTGGAGAATGAGGTGACCGAGAccaagaagaaaagaagtttcCCAGGATTTGGGTCCCCGATCGACAGGATTTCTTCCACCTCTGTGGATGCTAAAGGCAAACAGAG gAAAGTGGTTGAGCTGCCTAAGAGACGGTTTGGAGTTCCTCTTGACCGGATTGGAGTGAGCCGTCTTGGCAACACCAAGGGTTAG